A stretch of Crossiella cryophila DNA encodes these proteins:
- a CDS encoding purple acid phosphatase family protein has translation MSETAHYSRRALFTAGTSSRTTVAPGQKLRPLGRHLAYGADPSKQVVISWQELGAVTGPYVRLATEPGKFGPPISAEPRTLKSELSWQHGEHSFPPHAPPTMSQYYLHVRLGNLSPGTTYQYVVGHQGYDPLASGRIGEIASFRTAPAVGSTAPFSFTAVGDQGIGYNARQANSAITDLAPAFHLALGNLSYAITSGKAGVEGGHTDTDQYDAGRWDAYFAQNDLAASGIPWMIALGNREMEDWYSGNGYGGTTARFAMPDNAWSGSVGVYSWRYQNLGLLSLDGNDISYRNTANYEYSKGKQLKWIDSQLARFRADRTIDFIVVYLHHAPYSTADGGAELVAQQKWAPLFDKHKVDLVLNAHNRLYERTDPIRAGKGTRQVKPRGTVTPATDGTTYVTAGGGGQALDAINKNAPESYLGQENTGGTPTMRCFNKNSSKFTETKVSWSRVRYRGYSLVAVDVTPAANGSPAQLKVRALAEDGSLIDEITVRR, from the coding sequence ATGTCTGAGACTGCGCACTACTCGCGGCGGGCCTTGTTCACCGCGGGCACGTCGAGCCGTACAACCGTTGCCCCCGGCCAGAAACTGCGCCCACTCGGCCGACACCTGGCCTACGGCGCGGATCCGTCCAAGCAGGTGGTGATCTCCTGGCAGGAACTCGGCGCGGTGACCGGGCCCTACGTGCGGCTCGCCACCGAGCCCGGCAAGTTCGGCCCGCCGATCTCCGCCGAACCACGCACGCTCAAGAGCGAACTGTCCTGGCAGCACGGCGAACACAGCTTCCCGCCACACGCCCCGCCCACCATGAGCCAGTACTACCTGCACGTCCGGCTGGGCAACCTCTCCCCCGGCACCACCTACCAGTACGTCGTGGGCCACCAGGGCTACGATCCCCTTGCCAGCGGCCGCATCGGCGAGATCGCCAGCTTCCGCACCGCCCCGGCCGTTGGCAGCACCGCGCCGTTCAGCTTCACCGCCGTCGGCGACCAGGGCATCGGCTACAACGCGCGCCAGGCCAACAGCGCGATCACCGACCTGGCCCCGGCCTTCCACCTCGCCCTTGGCAACCTCAGCTACGCCATCACCTCGGGCAAGGCGGGCGTGGAGGGCGGGCACACCGACACCGACCAGTACGACGCCGGGCGCTGGGACGCCTACTTCGCGCAGAACGACCTGGCGGCCTCGGGCATCCCGTGGATGATCGCGCTGGGCAACCGCGAGATGGAGGACTGGTACTCCGGCAACGGTTACGGCGGCACCACGGCCCGTTTCGCCATGCCGGACAACGCCTGGAGCGGCTCGGTCGGCGTCTACTCCTGGCGGTACCAGAACCTCGGGCTGCTCAGCCTGGACGGCAACGACATCTCCTACCGCAACACGGCCAACTACGAGTACAGCAAGGGCAAGCAGCTCAAGTGGATCGACAGTCAGCTGGCCAGGTTCCGCGCTGATCGCACCATCGACTTCATCGTGGTCTACCTGCACCACGCCCCCTACTCCACCGCCGACGGCGGCGCGGAGCTGGTGGCGCAACAGAAGTGGGCGCCGCTGTTCGACAAGCACAAGGTCGACCTGGTGCTCAACGCGCACAACCGCCTCTACGAGCGCACCGACCCGATCCGCGCGGGCAAGGGCACCCGGCAGGTCAAGCCGCGCGGCACGGTCACCCCGGCCACCGACGGCACCACCTACGTCACGGCCGGTGGTGGCGGCCAGGCCCTGGACGCGATCAACAAGAACGCCCCGGAGAGCTACCTGGGCCAGGAGAACACCGGCGGCACGCCGACCATGCGCTGCTTCAACAAGAACAGCTCGAAGTTCACCGAGACCAAGGTCAGCTGGTCCCGGGTGCGCTACCGCGGGTACAGCCTGGTGGCGGTCGACGTCACCCCGGCCGCGAACGGCTCGCCCGCCCAGCTCAAGGTCCGCGCGCTGGCCGAGGACGGCTCGCTGATCGACGAGATCACCGTGCGGAGGTAG